A single region of the Candidatus Marsarchaeota archaeon genome encodes:
- a CDS encoding NAD(P)/FAD-dependent oxidoreductase, with protein MKRIAIVGAGVIGLSLAHDLSALGFEVDVFDGKKSVEEGAEKASGILSKKGLELSGLEYSSAIVNTLNGATLHFGDETLRVKSAAVQAYILDRGILAKNCAAMAIGAGAVLKLGTRQDIAAIRRLADEYDVVVGADGATSYTASAYGFPAIGSYVLTYKAEYSGAEIKDWHSVDLLFSKKFADGFFGWVAPYSKELVELGIGIMQNRGMHSYAAFQKFLADTYVSTLLNGARRLAGHASIIPIENRRRTVLKNVLLVGDAAGQTKATTGGGIIFGIACAKVAAHDINAYLANGVSLARYEKNWRKRYGIDLKLHGMLHAYYSAVSEHSMQRFIKVAKVLGAESFFSKYGDMDSPTLMLKRFFVRSKAS; from the coding sequence ATGAAAAGAATAGCGATTGTCGGTGCAGGGGTGATAGGGTTGAGCTTGGCGCATGACTTGTCGGCCCTTGGCTTCGAAGTAGACGTATTTGACGGTAAAAAAAGCGTGGAAGAGGGCGCAGAAAAGGCTTCCGGCATACTATCAAAAAAAGGCTTAGAATTATCCGGTCTGGAATACAGCAGCGCCATAGTGAACACGCTTAACGGCGCGACGCTGCATTTTGGGGATGAAACCCTCAGGGTAAAGTCTGCTGCAGTGCAAGCCTATATACTTGACAGGGGCATTTTGGCTAAAAATTGCGCGGCCATGGCCATAGGCGCAGGAGCAGTGCTGAAGCTCGGGACCAGGCAGGATATTGCTGCCATAAGGAGGCTTGCTGATGAATACGACGTGGTGGTAGGAGCTGATGGTGCCACGTCCTACACCGCAAGCGCATACGGTTTCCCTGCAATAGGCAGTTATGTGCTCACGTACAAGGCAGAATATTCGGGCGCCGAGATAAAGGATTGGCATTCCGTAGACCTGCTATTTTCAAAAAAATTCGCAGATGGCTTTTTTGGGTGGGTCGCGCCTTATTCCAAGGAGCTTGTGGAGCTTGGCATAGGGATCATGCAGAACAGGGGAATGCACAGCTATGCAGCGTTTCAGAAGTTCTTGGCAGACACTTACGTGAGCACCTTGCTGAACGGAGCCAGGAGGCTCGCAGGGCATGCAAGCATAATACCTATAGAAAATCGCAGGCGCACAGTGCTTAAAAATGTGCTGCTGGTCGGCGATGCAGCCGGGCAGACGAAGGCCACGACAGGCGGCGGCATCATATTCGGGATTGCGTGCGCAAAGGTTGCTGCGCATGACATAAACGCTTATCTGGCGAATGGCGTGAGCCTTGCCAGGTATGAAAAGAATTGGAGAAAGAGGTATGGGATTGATCTGAAGCTGCACGGCATGCTTCACGCATATTATTCAGCGGTGTCTGAGCACAGCATGCAGAGGTTTATAAAGGTGGCAAAGGTCCTGGGAGCAGAAAGCTTCTTCTCGAAATACGGCGACATGGACAGCCCGACCCTCATGCTTAAAAGATTTTTCGTCAGGAGCAAGGCTAGCTGA
- a CDS encoding NADH-quinone oxidoreductase subunit N, translating into MVFDATYYSIPALMFALVLFGLLSLFHRNKRVAFAATSILLAGIFAASLSNMAYGSNALLFSAYSISPFSSYLLVLFSSIFLIINWFAYSSASDYFKLNFIMSVLAIGIFTVPMANSLITIIIAIELMSAPTILLIAFGGKRYAEPATKMFLLSAISVSVLAFAIALAFPYDVTLSLHAASTANPFNSGYLLMLSLGLFVVAFGTEAALFPFNFWIPDVYQGAPSHITAMIAGLNKKVAFIALIEVLFTLFAAYTGTISVILSVVAILTMFFGNLGAMTQTSVKRMFAYSSISQAGYISVGIAAANSFGIEASLFQIFAHSFMIVGAFIIIGLLEAYGLATVKDYSGLSRRNGLAAAGLTIIMLSLAGIPPLIGFVGKFLLFSSAISSGLIALAIIGILNSFISIYYYGRLISSMYGASDQRSIALTKSAYFVIGAILAVIIAFGVYPEPLIIAAKAAATSLAGFA; encoded by the coding sequence ATGGTCTTTGATGCAACTTACTATTCAATTCCCGCGCTAATGTTTGCATTGGTGCTGTTCGGCCTGCTATCCCTTTTTCACAGGAATAAAAGGGTCGCATTTGCAGCAACATCTATACTGCTTGCCGGGATTTTTGCTGCGAGCCTTAGCAACATGGCTTATGGAAGCAATGCCCTCCTGTTCAGCGCTTACAGCATAAGCCCATTTTCCTCATACCTGCTTGTACTGTTCTCCTCGATATTTTTGATAATAAACTGGTTTGCCTACAGCTCAGCTAGCGACTATTTCAAGCTGAACTTCATAATGTCGGTGCTTGCAATAGGCATATTCACTGTTCCAATGGCAAATTCGCTCATAACGATAATAATAGCTATAGAGCTGATGTCAGCGCCTACTATACTGCTTATAGCGTTCGGAGGCAAGCGCTATGCAGAGCCTGCGACAAAGATGTTTTTGCTGTCAGCAATATCGGTATCGGTGTTGGCATTTGCAATAGCACTGGCATTTCCATATGACGTTACGCTTTCGCTTCATGCTGCCTCTACGGCGAATCCGTTTAATTCAGGATACCTGCTCATGCTTTCGCTCGGCCTGTTCGTTGTCGCATTCGGAACGGAAGCCGCACTGTTCCCTTTCAACTTTTGGATACCTGACGTATACCAAGGCGCCCCATCACACATTACCGCAATGATTGCCGGCTTAAACAAGAAGGTGGCGTTCATCGCCCTGATAGAAGTGCTTTTCACGCTTTTCGCAGCTTATACTGGAACGATTTCTGTAATATTATCCGTTGTTGCAATCCTTACGATGTTTTTCGGAAACCTCGGAGCAATGACGCAAACAAGCGTAAAGCGAATGTTCGCCTATTCCTCAATATCGCAGGCAGGCTATATAAGCGTAGGAATAGCTGCCGCGAACAGCTTTGGCATTGAAGCCAGCCTATTCCAGATATTCGCGCACTCATTCATGATAGTCGGTGCATTCATAATAATAGGCTTGCTTGAGGCCTACGGCCTCGCCACAGTGAAAGATTATTCAGGCTTAAGCAGAAGGAACGGGCTTGCAGCTGCAGGTCTTACCATAATAATGCTGTCGCTGGCAGGCATACCGCCTCTCATAGGCTTTGTTGGCAAGTTCCTACTGTTCTCAAGCGCCATAAGCTCAGGGCTTATAGCACTCGCAATAATAGGCATATTGAACAGCTTCATTTCGATATACTATTACGGACGCCTGATAAGCTCAATGTACGGCGCTTCAGACCAAAGAAGCATAGCGCTTACTAAAAGCGCCTATTTTGTAATCGGCGCAATACTTGCAGTAATAATAGCATTCGGCGTATATCCAGAACCGCTTATCATTGCCGCCAAGGCCGCTGCAACGTCTCTTGCAGGCTTTGCATGA
- a CDS encoding NADH-quinone oxidoreductase subunit M, with the protein MLPLIFLILIVAAFGVLAAYAPRNYATAKRLAIIFSGIVLVLSIVLVYYGLEVHGFLNSIESVSYISQFGIDLAFTAAPVQIILILLAAIVSLCATIVKSSKFENSKNLYPLIMLFELSAIGLFASGNLFIFYIFWDVGVIAAYFMISSFGQGQAKHAANAYLVYSIFASALLLFSIMMIYFYTPVHSFSISYITAHSYMIPQGIQAMIFALFFIAFMVKMPIFPFHSWISNAYASAPTQGSMVIAGVLSKFGAYGMLLLFSMLSVSSDFSKYAFAIGGISAFYAAFVAMRQADLKKIAAYTSMVEAGIILIGIASLNSFGTDGAIYLMLAHGLVIALTFAIIGGIEIAFGERNISVLKGVVKDAMGSAYSFLIAVFASTGIPLTAGFIADVLVFIGAIKSFGIYGIIPLFSIMVVGFYLYWVVNRSFLSTKETSQSISKVPFEATAAYVLLAASIFLFGVFPSILMGLFNV; encoded by the coding sequence ATGCTGCCTTTAATATTCCTGATCTTGATTGTAGCTGCATTTGGCGTATTGGCAGCGTACGCTCCTAGGAATTACGCGACAGCGAAGAGGCTCGCAATCATATTCTCAGGAATAGTGCTCGTACTCTCAATCGTTCTTGTATACTACGGGCTCGAGGTGCACGGCTTTTTGAATTCCATAGAATCCGTAAGCTACATAAGCCAATTTGGCATAGACCTTGCATTCACCGCTGCGCCTGTGCAAATCATACTCATACTGCTTGCCGCCATAGTCTCGCTATGCGCTACAATAGTCAAATCAAGCAAATTCGAAAATAGCAAAAACCTATATCCGTTAATAATGCTCTTTGAGCTTTCTGCCATTGGCCTTTTCGCATCTGGCAACCTGTTCATATTCTACATATTCTGGGACGTGGGCGTGATAGCTGCATACTTCATGATAAGCTCTTTTGGGCAGGGGCAGGCTAAGCATGCGGCAAACGCCTACCTGGTGTATTCTATTTTTGCCAGCGCGCTTCTGCTGTTCAGCATAATGATGATTTATTTCTATACCCCTGTGCATTCTTTCAGCATATCCTACATAACTGCCCATTCATACATGATACCGCAGGGCATACAGGCCATGATATTTGCGCTGTTCTTCATAGCCTTTATGGTAAAAATGCCCATATTCCCGTTCCATTCGTGGATAAGCAATGCGTATGCCAGTGCACCCACGCAGGGCTCAATGGTTATTGCAGGCGTTCTTTCAAAGTTCGGTGCATATGGAATGCTGCTTCTATTTTCAATGCTGTCTGTGTCATCAGACTTCTCTAAATACGCATTTGCCATTGGCGGCATATCTGCGTTCTATGCTGCCTTTGTAGCTATGCGGCAAGCGGATCTGAAAAAGATTGCCGCTTATACGAGCATGGTAGAGGCTGGCATAATACTAATAGGCATTGCATCCCTGAATTCGTTCGGCACCGACGGCGCAATTTACCTGATGCTGGCACATGGCCTCGTCATAGCACTTACGTTTGCAATAATCGGGGGCATAGAAATAGCATTTGGAGAAAGGAATATAAGTGTGCTCAAGGGCGTAGTAAAGGACGCTATGGGCTCGGCGTATTCGTTCCTGATAGCAGTGTTTGCATCTACTGGAATCCCGCTTACTGCAGGATTCATAGCAGACGTTCTGGTATTTATAGGCGCAATAAAAAGCTTCGGAATATACGGAATAATCCCGTTGTTCAGCATAATGGTCGTAGGGTTCTACCTGTACTGGGTTGTAAACAGGTCGTTTCTTTCAACAAAGGAAACGAGCCAGAGCATTTCAAAGGTTCCATTTGAAGCAACTGCAGCGTATGTGCTTTTAGCTGCATCCATATTCCTGTTTGGGGTGTTCCCATCCATATTAATGGGTCTTTTCAACGTCTAG